The DNA segment TGCTCTTTCAGCGTCTTCGCTGCCCACAGGCAAGGGGCTGTATCTGGCTTTCTGGAATGCAAGGGTAATGATATATATCTGCGTATGCAGCGTTTGGAACTTTGGTTTGAGAATATCACAGTATTCCATAGCTGTATAGTGAGTCGGTCTGGGAAAGCCTTTTTCTGTGAATATTCTCTCCGTCTCTCTATAACAGGAGTAAAGGAACTGCTTGTAATCTGTTTCCCTCAGCTTTCTCAGTTTAGATCGCCTGTATGTCGGGTAAAGCAGACGATAGAGCAAAAAAACACCAGCTGCAAAAAATCCCGCACCTGCAAAGAACTTCCAGCCGGTTGTTTTAAACCAGAAAAAGATGATTCTTGTAACCATACAAAACTGCAGCTGAAGTATGAGCAGAAAGGCAATAACTTTATTGCCAATATCAAGAAGATACTGCAATAACTTTGACCACCATTTTTCAGGATTTGCCTGCAGGGTGAGTTTCAGACGGTCTCTCAGATACTGGTTAAGATTTGAGGCCATGAAAAACCTTCTTTTCTTGCCGGATAAAGGCTGAACAAAGGTCGGCGTTGGCTCAAAGGTCACCCACCCATGTTCTTTTATATATGCCTCAACCCATGCATGAGCATCCATCTTTCTAATCTCGAAATAACCTGTAACAGGGTTATACCTGTTTGCATGATACCCTGTGACCAGTCTTGAAGGAATGCCGGATGTCCTCAGCAGCAGGACCATAGAGGAGGCGAAAAGCTCGCAATGGCCTTTCTTCAGATTGAAGAGAAATTCCTCTGCAGGATTGTTCTCCCATTCCATCAGCAAGGTATTAAGCGTATACTCGTAATTATTTTTGAGATGGCTTTCAATGGCCTTTGCCTTTTCATAGTCATTCTGAAATTGTTCAGTAATAGAATTGCCCAGGTCTCTGACTTTAGGGGAAAGACCTGACGGGAGCTGCAGGTATCTGTCATATTCATCCGTGGGATATTCAGTGTCACCTGCAGATCGGCCTTCTATTTCCCTGTTCCCGGATATTACAGAATAAACAGTACCCTTCCGCAGATACTCAGGCGCACGCAAGGCAAGTGAGCTGCCCTTCTCGATAACATTACCGGGGAATATTAACACAGCCGGCTTGTATGCTGCGAAGATGTGTTGAGTCATGTCTGTGTTCATCGCATAGATCTGTATCAGACCCCTATCGTAGAAACTGTCATCAAAAACAAATTTTCGTTTGTCTGAATAGATTTTTCTGTCCCCTGTGCCGCTGTATGACCAGAACCGGCCGTCAAAGACGTCAAAGACCTTCCCTCTTGAATAGATGGGCCGATCAGTCTGGAGGTAGAATACAATCTCATTTGAACGTGTGGCTTCTCCGACCTTAGTCACATCAAACCTGTCCTGAAACCCCTTGTAATCCGTGTTAACATCTGTCTTGCTTGAGTCATCAGCATTTGACATCGAGGTGTCAGGCACACGGCTCCTGAGCCCTGATTTTGCATTCATCTGTTCTTTCTGCTGCTCTCCGGTCAAGGCTTCCCTATCCCAGCCCTCATTCTTATAATTCCATCCCCCTGACGGGAAGGCCTGTATATGGGGTGACGGCATCCTCGGTATAATGAGGTATATCCCAAGAGAAAGCGTAATTACTGCTATGGCAAGACCAAATCCCTTTGCAGGCAGGTTCATTTTTCTGATGAGGATGTCTTTGTCGCCGCCTTTTGCATAATTCAAACGTTCATCTATATGGTCTGCCATGAACGTAAAGATACCTGAAAGGACATACACTAAAATGTACAAAAGAAAAGAAGTCTCTTTGCTTGCGCTGGCTGCATACAGAATAAGGATGAGTGAAATCAGACAGGCGAAATAGAGTTCCCTCCGGTTTGTCAAAGTAAAGTTCCTTGCTGCCTGCATGCATATGAGCATAAGCAGAAAACCCTTCTCAATAGTTGCAACCGCAGCAACCAAGATAAAGACAATGACTGCGGCTGCGATACCGATATACATGACGACCTTTAGTGTTTCAGACTGTTTCTGCCTGTTGCGCCACGCAGAGAGCAACCCTGCAGCATAAAGACACGGCCAGAAGAAAGAATTAAAAAGAAATGACGGGATTGACGCATCCCTGTTGACAACTGAAAGGACAGCTGATATCAAGAGCAAAAATATTCCAGCGTAGACAAGAGGATATTGTATCAGGGTCATATGCCGAAGACCTCTTCAAGGTTGTCGCCTTTTGATACAAAATAAATGGCTGCTCCTATCTCCAGAACACCCTGTACAAGCAGATCGATTTCCGGACGAAAGGGTTCTTTATCAGCGGTAAAACTGTAATCATTCATGAAGACGCATACCGGCCTTATTCTCTTTTCTTTTAAAAGACTGATCTCGTAAAGATATTCATCCACGCCTCTATTCAGTCCGGAAAAAAGCAGAATGGCGGCAGAACCTTCATTCAAATGATTATATGCATGCCTGAGTGCATGGACATAGGGAACGTCTCCGTCAGCATTAATCCTTGCAAGTGTTTCAAGTGTTCTGGCAAGCTGGTGCAACCCTTTTGAATAGGGGATGATACAGGGGTTCTTGCCATAACCGAGCAGCTGGAAGTTGTAGCCCCTATCCAGAACAAGTCTTGCTATAGACGCGGCTATTTTGACAGCATACTCAAGGGTTGTCTGCTTCCCCTCGCCTTTGTCAGACTCTTTATGAAGGTCGATGATTACAGATATGTCTGTAGAGGTGCGAATCTCAAATTCCTTTACAATGAAACGCGAATGCCTGGCACTTGACGGCCAATGTATATACCTCAAGCTGTCACCTGTTCTGTAATCCCTTGTCCCGAAAAAATCCTCGCTGCCGCCTGTTTTTGATAACGCATCGGTCCCACCCATCTTTGCGCCTCTCCCGTCAAATGGCAGCCGCTTGATATTAAACATCGCAGGATATACAAGAAGGGTTTGTTTATCGCCATCCAACAAATTTTCGTGAGAGGATATCCCCAATGGATAAGCAGACCTGGCCTTTAACGGCCCAATAGCATATTCGCCTCTTTTATAGCAGTCTAACCTGAATGAATAGTTCTTTTTTCCCCGGCCGGAGAGTTTCCCTATGAATGTCATCGGATTTTGCAGGCCTGGTCCCGCAGCAGGAATGAAGTCGAGCAGTTCAATCATATAGCGGCTTGACCTGCCTTTGTTTTTGATGCTCATCACAACATCGATACAGTCACCTTCAAAGGCAGCAGACGGCACGGTCCTTGATGCAGTAATGCCTTTGAGGGAATATCGTGGCAGGATATGAGAAATAACCAGAGTCGAGGTAAGAAGTGCAAACATGCCATAAAGCAAATTGACTTCCCGGTTCCATGCTATGAAGAAAAAAAGGACCGCAAGAAAAACAAGAGAACTCCTCTTCGTTAGTAGCCGTTTCATGAATCACACCACTGGGACAGGAACGCTTTTCAGCACCTCATCTATCACTTTTTCTTCGCTTGTCCCCCTCAGCTTTGATTGAGGTTTTATAATAATACGGTGAGCAAGCACATGTCTTGCGACAAGCTTTACCATGGTCGGTTCTACATAATCCATTCCTCTCAGAAATGCCATTGCCTGGGATGCCTTCATGAGGCAGAGTGAACCCCTCGGACTTGCTCCAAGCAAAATGTCCTGATGTTTTCGGGTAGCACCCACTATCTCAACAATATATTTCATTACAGATTTATCGATATGGACCAGGGTGATGGCCTCCTGTGCAGTCTTTAGTTCATCTTCTGCAAGAACAGCCTTCATCGAATGGATAGGATGTTCCTTTACCTGCATGCTCATGATATGGATTTCTTCATCAGGTGAGGGATACCCTATTTTGATCTTCATAAAAAAACGATCAAGTTGAGCTTCGGGTAATGGGTACGTCCCCTGGAGTTCAATCGGATTCTGGGTTGCTATTACCATAAAAACCTGCGGCAAAGAGTGGGTTATGCCGTCAGCGGAGACCTGGGACTCCTCCATGCTCTCCAAAAGACTTGATTGCGTCCTTGGTGTAGCCCTGTTTATTTCGTCGGCAAGCAGTATATTGGTAAACACAGGGCCCGGCTTAAATTCGAACTCACTCAGCTTCTGATTGAATATGGAAACCCCCGTGATATCAGAGGGAAGCAGATCAGGGGTAAATTGCACCCTTTTAAAGCGCAGGGCAAGGGAATTCGCGATTGCCCTGGCAAGTATTGTCTTCCCAAGCCCTGGCACATCCTCAATGAGAAGATGTCCTCGGCACAGGAGGGTTATGACCGCAAGGTCTACAACCTCTCTTTTCCCAATAATTACTTTTTCAATGTTTTTTGTGAGAAGCGTCAGGCTGCTTTGAAATTTGTTCACAAAAACCTCCGCAAATAAAATTCTCAAGACAGGCCGGGAAATATGCGATAGCGTATAAGAATCTTTTTATCGCTGTCAACAGAGCAGAATGTTTTCCCCGAAGCGCGGAGACCGTTTTTCTCAGATAATTATGCACACCACCATTTTCTCAAAGGCAGGGAGTATATCTGATAAAGCTGATCATTGACCTTATATGTTTTGTGATAAAATGAATGCAATAGATATCTACCGGGAGGGATTCATGTCGCAGAAATTAAGTGATGCTGCATCATACTGGAAAACCATTCTTTCTGATGTAATAACCAACAAGGGAATGCTTTCAGATATAGAGAAGTTTGCACGTGAGAACACGGCCCCTTCACCTATCGTTTTCGGCACATCAGGATGGCGCGGCGAGATCGGCACTGATTATACCTTCAACAATGTCCGCATTGTCACTTCTGCGATAATCGAAATGTTCAGGTCGAGTGATCCCGCGGTCTTGCAGGCAATGGGTGTGACGGATTTTGATGAAATCAAAAAACGCGGCGTTATTGTAGGCCATGACAACCGGTTCCTCGGCCCTGAGTTCAGCATGGAGGTCATCGGCCTTCTTCAGAATGCCGGCATAAAGACCTGGTATGCGGGAGAGGCTGCAACCCCTGAGTTCTCCGCAGGAATTGAAATGCTTAAGGCAGCATGCGCTATTAACCTGACACCGTCGCATAACCCGGCAAACTACGCAGGGTTCAAGTTCAATCCCTCTGACGGCGGGCCGGCCGGCTCGGAAATAACCACGAAGATCGAAGAGATCGCCAATCGTATGATGCTGGATGCTGCGAAGCCCCTGCCGGTCAAACCGGGAGATGTAGAGAAGGTCGACCTGACCTCGCTGTATCTTGATTACATCGAGCAGAGGAAAACGATCGACCTTCAGAAGATCAGGAAGTTCATTGCAGAGGCGGATTGTATCCTCTGTATTGATAATGTGCATGGGGCAACGCGCGGCAGGGTGCAGCGCATCCTCGGCGAAAGTCCGAAGATAACGTATCTCAGGACTGCGGATGACTACCTCTTCGGCGGGGTTGCACCTGAGCCTTCTGAAAAAAATATGGCAGGGGTCGAAAAGGTCCTTGCTGAAAGCCCGGCTGCGCTGAAACTCGGCGTTATCATGGACCCTGATGGCGACCGTATCCGTTTCTCCGACGGCTCGGTTCAGATCCCCATGAACTACTTCGGCGCCATGGCACTGCATTTTCTTCATGTCCATAAAAAGTTTAATGGTATGGTTGCGAAATCGGTCGGAACAAGCAACCTTGTGAATGCGGTGGCCAAAAAGCTCGGCATCCCCATACAGGAGACCAGGGTCGGATTCAAAAACTTCAGACCATTCCTCCTTCCTTCCGCTGATAGTCGTGCAGTCGCTGCCTTTGAGGAATCTGACGGAATCACCGGGTACAACCACACACTGGAAAAGGATGCGATTTTCGGCCTTTTGCTTGCGATTGAAATGATGGCAGTTACAGGCAAAGAACTGAGTGACTATCTCAATGAGATCATGGATGAGTTCGGGCATTTCTATCCTGACCGTTCAGGCATATCGGTTGACCGTTCCCTTGTGGGACGACCTCTTCTGCAAAAACTTTCGGTCATTGCACAGCACTATCCTGTGGGCACATCGCTTACGATCGCAGGAGAGAAACGCAAGATCAAGGATCTGATAACGGTCGACGGCACTAAGCTGGTCTTTGACGACGGTTCGTGGCTCATGATCAGGCCCTCAGGCACTGAACCAAAAGTCAGGTTCTATATCGAGGCACGAACGGAAGAAGGCAAAAAAGCTGTTTTCGAAGCAGCAGAGCTGATGACACAGGAAGCTCTCAGCAGATAAAGTTACTCTTCGTAATCCGGATTGTCGTATTCGATCAGCACCTTGTTGCAGGTAACGCACTCCATCGAGACCTTCAGGATCTGAACGCCTCGCGGGAAGGAGACGATCTGGATCTTATGGCCGGCGTGCTTCAGCAGCTCTTCATAGTTCGATGCATCCTGACTCTCCTTGCCCAGACAGAATTCAACCTTCACATCCTTTTCTTCAGACATAGGGCCTCCCATTATTGCACAACCGGATCAGCGTTAACATCCATGGGATTCATCCTGACCGCCAGAGAGAACAGATAGGGATAATCCTCTTTAAGATGCTTCATGTATGAGATCCACTCAACAAGCAGCTGTGAGTACGCGCGTTTTATATCGCCGGAGAGATGGTCAAAGTCCGATCTTGGAAGGTTTGTGAAATCTTTCCGGGCGGCAAGCTCCTCAACAAGATGAAAGACCGCCCAGAGAAGATCGGTAAAGGCATCATGTTCAAGAAGATTAGGGTTTGCAAGAAGACTCAGCAGAAAGGTCCTCTTTTCTGAAAGAACGGTCTTGAGCTCGCTCAGGTCACCTGTTCTGCTGTCTATACCGTAGTGAGCGTTTTTCACCGCAGCCTGGGCATTCATGAAGTCCTTCTCCGTCCACTTTCCTGAAACGAGCATCACTTCCCTGACTGCGGAAAGATCACTGCCGAACCGGTAGAGCTGTTTCATCAGATCGGTCCCCACCTCTATATAGAACGTGCCAATCAGCATGTTCAGCTTCTTCAGAAGCACTCTTTTCTCCCTCATCGTGAGCAACTGGTTCAAAAAGAGCGTTACGAGCAGGACCTGAACCGGGACAAAGGCAATGTCCTGCAGCATATAAAAGAACGTATCTTCGGTCTTATGAAAGATCGCTATCTGGACAAGATAAAATAGTGCAGAGATACCAACCAGCGCTGCGGTAAGGAACAGATACCAGCGAATCTGTTTCATGCATTACTCCTCGCAATTCAGAATGTGTTTCATTATATCATGGTTACAAGTCGTCAAAGTTGATTTGCACTGCATGATTTTTGTAACATCATTGCATCCCGATGTTTGCCGTCTCGCGGGGAGATTCCTGTCTTCTGAAATAACCACTTATACTTGGAGGAGCTTGTGAAAAAGATGAACCTTGACCAACTCTGCATCAACACGATACGGATGCTCTCTGCTGACGCCGTGCAGCAGGCAAATTCAGGACATCCCGGCATGCCCATGGGAGATGCTGCCATGGCATATGTGCTCTGGTCCAGATTCCTGAGACACAACCCGAAGAATCCCTATTGGCAGAATCGTGACCGGTTCGTGCTCTCAGCAGGTCATGGCTCCATGCTTCTGTACAGCCTGCTCCATCTGACTGGCCATAATATTTCGCTCGATGACATAAAGAACTTCAGGCAGTGGGGGAGCAAGACACCGGGCCATCCCGAATACTGCCTTGACTGCGGTATCGAGACGACCACCGGGCCTCTCGGCCAGGGCCTCGCGACCGGGGTCGGCATGGCAATGGCAGAGAAATATCTTTCTGAAATGTTCAATAAGCCGGGATTTCCTCTCCTTGACTATCACATCTACGGCATTGTAAGCGACGGTGATCTTATGGAAGGTCTTTCATCGGAAGCCGCTTCGTTGGCAGGTCATCTGAAGCTCGGCAAGATCGTATACCTGTATTCTGACAATAAGATAACCATTGAAGGCACAACAGATATTGCCTTTACGGAAGACGTTGCAAAGAGGTTCGATGCATACGGATGGCATGTGCAGCATGCTGACGGAGAAGACCTCAAGGCCATTGAAAAGGCCATTGCTGCGGCAAAGAAGGACAAACAGAGACCGTCTATTATCCTGGTGCGCACCCATATCGGTTTCGGCAGCCCGCACAAGCAGGACACGCCTGACGTGCATGGTTCGCCGCTTGGTGAAGAGGAGCTGAAACTGACCAAGCAGAATCTCGGGTGGCCGCTCAAGAAGTTCTTCATCCCGGCTCAGGCTCTAAGACAGATGCGAAAGGCTGTTCAGAAGGGCAAAAAAGACGAAGCATCATGGACAGCCATGTTTCAAAAATATGCAAAAAAGTATCCGGAGCTTGCAAAGTCCTGGAACACGATCACGACAGGAAGGCTTCCGGAAGGCTGGGAAAAGCATCTGCCTGTGTTCAAGCCTGAGGACGGAAGTATTGCAACGCGGAGTGCATCAGGCAAGGTGCTCAATGCAATAGCCGACAAGCTTCCCCATCTCGTCGGAGGATCTGCAGACCTCGCACCATCGAACAACACACATCTCAAAAAATATGCAGACTTTGGCGCAGCGAAGGGAGGAAGGAATATTCACTTCGGCGTCAGGGAACATGCCATGGGTGCGATCCTGAACGGCATGGCATTAAGCAGGATGCTCATCCCCTATGGCGGCACATTCCTTGTTTTCTCCGATTATATGAGGCCTGCCATCAGGCTTGCGGCTCTCATGGAGACCCACGCGGTGTACGTCTTTACCCATGACTCTATCGGTCTCGGTGAAGACGGGCCGACACACCAGCCCGTCGGCCATCTCAGCAGTCTCCGGGCAATGCCGCATCTTTATGTTATCCGGCCCGCTGATGCAAATGAGACTTCCCTTGCCTGGAAGATCGCTATCAGGGATCCCAAAAGGCCGCACGCTCTGATCCTTTCGCGGCAGAATCTGCCGGTGCTGGACAGGAAGAAATACGGTTCTGCAGAGGGCGTGGAAAAAGGCGGGTACGTGCTTCTTGACTGCAAAGGGACACCTGATATCATTCTTCTTTCTTCCGGTGCAGAGATACATCCCACTCTTGCGGCCGCTGAAGAGCTTCAGGGATCAGGCGTAAAAGCACGCGTCGTAAACATGGTTTCCTTTGAGGTTTTTGAGCAGCAGACCGCTGCGTACAGGAATACGGTCCTTCCGTTGAAGGTCGAGAAGAGACTTGCGGTCGAAGCTGCAGCTACACAGAGCTGGTACCGGTATGTCGGACTCAAAGGTGAGGTGATCGGTATTGACCGGTTCGGCGCATCGGCACCGGCAAAGATCCTGTTCGAAAAGTTCGGATTTACGAAAGAAAACATCGCAGCAAGGGCAAAGAAGCTGCTCAAAAGATAGGCGCATGAAAATTGCAGTCGGTGCAGACCACGGCGGCTTTCATCTGAAGCAACAGATCGTTGCTGTACTGAAGCGGCACCGCCACACGGTCATTGATGTCGGCGCTCATAATGATAAACCCTCTGATTATCCTGATTTCGCCCTGGCTGTTGCAGATCAGATCATCGGGAAGAAAGCAGTTCGCGGCATTATCGTCTGCGGAAGCGGCGTTGGCGCCTGCATCGCCGCCAACAAAGTTCCCGGCATCAGGGCATCGGTATGTCATGACACGTTTTCGGCCCGCCAGGGAGTTGAAGATGATGATATGAACGTGCTCTGCCTCGGCGCGCGGGTCATAGGTGTCAATCTTGCAGAAGAGATCGTTTCTGTTTTTCTTGCGGCGAAGTTCTCAAAGGCTGAACGCCATAAAAGAAGACTGGAAAAAGTAGCAGCACTGGAAAAGACTTTTCAGCGACGCTGAGGAGAGATCAATTCCTCTCCTTCAGATCCTGCCGGCCCTCAAAAGGCCTATCGGCCTGCCCTGCCATATTTTACCGAGATCTCATATTCCACACTCGCGTGATCACCGGCAACTGCATCGACCTTCCCCTTGCAGTCAATGGTTCCCCTCTTCTCTTTCTTGCGGGCCTTGATCATGTTTTTGATCACCGGCGTGAGGTCAAATCCGCCGTTATCGCACCCCTTGATCATGCAGTCCATTTTGAAATAGGCGGCAGAGGTCGGAAAAACATTGAGTGTGCGGACCATGAGAACAGGGTTTATACCGTTTTGATAATACGTCATGTGGATCACCATACCGGAAACCTGCGGGTAACGTTCGGAAAGCAACCCTGCCGCAGAGGTATTCTGTTTCTTTAATTCCACCTTTGCCGCCTGCTGCTGTCTGTTCGCCATGTTCCCCCTCCGGAAAATAAAAACCCCTCGCAGAGTCAGGGGTATTTTGACAGTCTTTGTCGTCTCGCCAGTTCAAAAACCTCAAAAACTTTATGGCGATAATAGCATGAGTCTCACCAATGAGTCAACATATACGTTCAGCACCAGCAAGCCTTCAGCGCATTTCAACAGCTGTTTGCAGGAATAAAAGAAGTCGGTTCAATCGCAGGCAATCTCGCGTTTAACTCCTGTATAATAGAGCATGTCCGGACTCGAACAGGACGTTCAGAGCGCAGAAAAAGGATCCCGATTCAGGGTAATTATCGTCATATTTCTCATCCTTGGCGGCCTTGCAGGCATCGGCGGCGGTTTTCTGTACTGGACGCTCTCTGATCTTCCCAAGGTAAATGCCATTGAGGAATATGTCCCGGTTGAATCTTCAAGGGTCTATTCGAGTGACGGACAGGTACTGGCCGAGTTCTATGTTGAGCGCAGGACATTCGTCCCTCATTATGAGATCCCGACCCATGTAAAACAGGCGATTATTGCGATCGAAGACGTCCGTTTCTATAGCCATCCAGGCGTTGATCTGATCGGTATTGCCCGAGCACTCTCGCACGATATCCGGGCTGGCGGCATGAGGCAGGGAGGCAGCACAATCACCCAGCAGCTCGCAAAAATGCTCTTTCTGAAACCGGAAAAATCGATCAAGCGCAAGATCAGGGAAGCAGCACTGTCTTTCCAGATCGAAAAGCGGTATACAAAAGATGAGATTCTCGGTCTGTACCTTAATCAGGCATATTTCGGTGCACGGTCCTATGGCATTGAGGCAGCAAGCCAGACCTATTTCGGGAAGACCGTGAAAGATCTGACCTTGGCCGAAGCAGCCCTTCTCGCATCTCTCCCCAAGGCCCCTTCACAGTATTCCCCCTTCAGAAATGCCGACAAAGCAAAGGAGAGGCGCTCGGTAGTCCTCCAGCAGATGTATCAGCATAAATTCATCAAGCGGGAACAGTATGAAGAGGCCGTAAAGGAACCCATGCCCGCAGCTCCTCATTACCGGAAATATGAAGCACCCTATTTTGTCGAACTCCTGAGACACCAGCTCGAGCAGAAATACGGCAGTGAGCTTTATACCTCCGGGTACAAGATCCATGCAACCATTGATTTGAAGATGCAGCAGGCCGCAGAAAAGGCTCTGACAAACGGCATCAACTCCGTAGAAAAACGGCGAAAGCCGGGAATACAGGCATCGCTCGTTGCCATAGATCTCCGCACCGGCCATATCAAGGCTATGGTCGGCGGATTCGATTTCTGGAAAAACCAGTTTAACAGGGCAACCCAGGCTCTGCGTCAGCCGGGCTCTGCGTTCAAGCCCTTTGTCTATCTGACCGCGATCAAGGACGGCAAGACATCTGAAGACACCATAAACGACGCGCCTATATCCTTCAAAGGAGGCCGGCCGGGCCAGATGTGGAGACCAAAGAACTATGACGGCAAATATCACGGGGTCGTGACCCTTAGGACAGCCCTTGCACGTTCGTTAAATACTGCTACGGTCCGGCTCGCAAGCCATGTCGGACTTGAAAATGTGATCCAGACCGCTCGGGATCTCGGCATCAGGAGCGATCTGCAACCCTATATGCCCCTGGCACTTGGCGCGTCAGACGTAACGCTCCTTGAGATGACCCAGGCATATGCCGTCTTTGCATCCGGCAGGAAGATGGACCTGATCCCCTATGAGCGGATCGAAAACAGGGACAAGATCGTTATTGAAGAAATTCTGCCCAGGCAGACAATTATCCTTGAAGAGGGCGTTGTTAAAGAACTCAGGCTATTACTCGCTGCTGTTGTTAAAGAAGGCACTGCCACGCGGGCAAAAGAACTGAAGCGTCCGGTGTACGGCAAGACCGGAACCACCAATGACTATACAGATGCCTGGTTCATCGGCTTTGACGACAACCTCGTGGTCGGCGTATGGGTAGGCCGTGACGATCACAAGCCTATCGGCAGCAAGGAAACAGGAGCCTCAGCAGCCCTGCCCATATGGATAGAGTTCATGAAGCAGACGGGAGACGGGCAGCAACCATCAGGTAACGAACAGCCTCAATAAAAAGGGTCGGCTGTTATACGCTGTCAGTCCGGCTTAAGCGGAAGGGTAAATATGAATCGGGAACCTCTGCCCGGGTCACTTTCGACCCAGATGCGTCCTCCGTGGTTTTCTATGATCGTCTTGCAGATCGCCAGACCCAGACCGGTACCCTGCGGTTTGCCCTTCGATGCGTCCCGAAGCTGATGGAATTTTTCAAATATCCGCTCTCGCTCTTCCGGCACGATCCCCGGACCATTGTCAATGACCGC comes from the Nitrospirota bacterium genome and includes:
- a CDS encoding PBP1A family penicillin-binding protein, which codes for MSGLEQDVQSAEKGSRFRVIIVIFLILGGLAGIGGGFLYWTLSDLPKVNAIEEYVPVESSRVYSSDGQVLAEFYVERRTFVPHYEIPTHVKQAIIAIEDVRFYSHPGVDLIGIARALSHDIRAGGMRQGGSTITQQLAKMLFLKPEKSIKRKIREAALSFQIEKRYTKDEILGLYLNQAYFGARSYGIEAASQTYFGKTVKDLTLAEAALLASLPKAPSQYSPFRNADKAKERRSVVLQQMYQHKFIKREQYEEAVKEPMPAAPHYRKYEAPYFVELLRHQLEQKYGSELYTSGYKIHATIDLKMQQAAEKALTNGINSVEKRRKPGIQASLVAIDLRTGHIKAMVGGFDFWKNQFNRATQALRQPGSAFKPFVYLTAIKDGKTSEDTINDAPISFKGGRPGQMWRPKNYDGKYHGVVTLRTALARSLNTATVRLASHVGLENVIQTARDLGIRSDLQPYMPLALGASDVTLLEMTQAYAVFASGRKMDLIPYERIENRDKIVIEEILPRQTIILEEGVVKELRLLLAAVVKEGTATRAKELKRPVYGKTGTTNDYTDAWFIGFDDNLVVGVWVGRDDHKPIGSKETGASAALPIWIEFMKQTGDGQQPSGNEQPQ